The genomic interval GAGCATCTGACTACGGATCAGAAGGTTACAGGTTTGAGTCCTGTCGGCGTCACAAGGAAAGAGGGTCTGAAAAGGCTCTCTTTCTTGCGTTTAGGGAGGTTGCCCATCCGTGCGGCAACCTTTTCTCCATAAAAGTTTTATGTCTTTAATTCCGCCAACGGGTAATATAACCTATACATCACCGTATAGGCATGGTTATATAATCGATCGGACTTATTGTCAATAATACTAATACACCTCTTGAAGAAACCATAAAAGGCGTCTCCGAGTTTGGGAACAATAAAAATCAGAAAGCTTCGGTCATATTCATATAGAAAAGCACGCCTTTCTGTCCTGGCTCTCGCCCAATGTCCATTCGGAAGTTTTTCTTCGGTTGTACCTGGATACGGAGGCCTGCTCCGTAGTTCCATTTCCATCGGGTCCATTTCGTTGGATTTTCTCCGATGGTTCCGGTACCGCCCCATACCACGAATCCAAGTTTCGACCAGAAGGAGCCTTTACGGTACGATTCCTCGCTTCCGAACATATGTCGGTACTCCACGATTCCGTACGCCATCGATTTATCCCGGTATTTTCCCCAATAGTATCCACGCAGGTCGAACGGAGAGCCGAACATCGGAAGTTCGGTAAAAGGGATGTCGCCAAATCCCATTTGCGTTCGCGCTGTCCACCCCAACACGCTGCGACGATTGAAAAGAGGAACAAAATGCCGATACTCGAGATCGAGCAACTGATAGTTGTAGGTACTGCCCAATGGTTTGAGATAGAAGGTTCCCATGGCACTAAGCAGGAGACCCTGTGAAGGAGTTGCAATGTCATCGCGGGTATCATACTGAACGATTGCACCTGCACCGACACCGGTATAACGGGACTTGTATTTTGTAAAATAGGGATCGGAAGCCATTACCGGATTAATATCGGTCGAGGAAGAATGGTTCAGGTCAATCAAGGTTCCCAAATAGAGCGAGGGCCGGACTTCCCACACAAAACGCGGATGGAACTGAAATGCCTGTTTATGGAATTCAGTCGTGTTTTCTCCCTTTCGAGTGTGTTCAATCGCGTTGTACCCAACTCCGTAGTAGTTGCTCGGCTCATCGCGGAACGAATACTTGAGGTAGATGCGGAATCGGTTCTGTCTCATAAACAAAGCGCCGGTGCCGCTGACTACAATCGTGCCGTTGAGCGACAAATTGAATCCAACAGGCAGATATGATCGTTGTGATACCGAATCCGCCCTGTTTATCCGGAATGATGTCAGCATTGCACCGCCAATTCCGAACGATGCTTCAGGGGTATAGGACGGTCCACCGAGAACGGAGATCCAGAGATTTTTACGCTGCCGGATCGAATCACGGCGCATCTGCCGTAATTCGGACTTCGATCTGCAAGTCCCCATTACCGGTCTGTCGACGCTGCTGTCAGTACGAATCGAATCCTGATTTTGAGCCGCGCTGTGGATTGCGAACACACATAGCATCGATGTCAGTAGAGACCGGAAGCGAGCTGCAATCATAGCCGATACCCCCACTGTTTCACGGCTTCGCCCCAATACCGCTCGACTGTCAGCGTCGTTTGCAGGTCGAAGACGTATTCCTTCTTGCGGAATGCGCGCTGCGAGGCCAGATAGTGTTCCATGGCCGGACGTACCCGATTGAAATCGCCCAGCGACAGCCGGTCGTAGATCTGCCCGACGATCGGAAGCGGATCGGCCTCCAACTCCTCGAAGCGAACCTCGAAAAGCTGTCCTTCGGGAATCAGCTTCTTGTCGCGCTCGTAGCATTCGTACAGCGCCCGGTAGTTGAGCAGGATCTCGCGCTCGAGCTCCTCGGCCGGGATCGTCTGCATGCGTACCGCCTCAAGCGTCGAACGGAAAAAGTTACGCGTCGATTCGTAGACGACATACGGATTGCGCACCAGATAGATGAACTTCGCGCGCGGATAGCGCTTCAGCAGCATCCCGACACGTCCCGTGTGGGGCGGGTTTTTGCTCAGGAACTGCCGCTTGCCCGAGACGTACAGCGCAATGCGCATCACCTTGTCCTGCGCTGCGAGAAACTCCTCGCGTTCCTGCTCCGTGGCGGAGGCGAAGGTGAGGAACCGGTCGCGGTATTCGGCCATACGGCGTGGGAACATCCAGAAGTGGTAGTGCGAACACGGCGTCATGTTGCTCAGCGCGAACTCCTCCTCCTGCGGGAGGTCCGCACCCAGCTTCATCGAGTCCGTAGGCCGCGACGACGGCATCACGGCCGCCATGCACCGTTTGAAAAAGGGGCGTCCCCACAGCATCAGGTGCGGGAAGACGGTCTGGTAGGTCGAGCAGTAGCCGAACCGGTCGTCGCACGACAAGAGGTTGTGTGCATAGGTCGTGCCGCTGCGCCAGTGGCCGATGATGAAGACCGGGTCCTCCACCTCCGGCATGGCAGGCAGCGCGGCATAGCGCCGTTCGTTGATCCCGAAGAAGGGGTCGAGCAGCTGCCGGACGTGTTTCGTCAGCCGGTATTTGCTGCGGTAGGCCTCGTCGATCTCCGCTCCGCGTGTCACGGTCTCGAAGGTCCTCCGGTCGGCGCCGACAAGCGTGTTGACCGGCAGGTCGTTGAATTTCAGGTTGAGAATGCCCATGACGGTACCTTATTTACGGATGGTCTTGATGTCGATGCCCGTCTGTTCGCGGAGCAGCCGGCAGAAGTCGGCGATCGCGGCGTCGTGCTCGGGTCCGATCGCACTTCCCGAAAGATTGACGGTAATGCGCTCCGCGGCGTCCCCGTCCGGAGCGGCGTCGGCGTCGGGTGCGACGATCATACCCACGGCCGACGTGAAGTTTGTCACGGGGTCGATCAGGATGAAGGCCCCCGTCTGCCGGTTTTCGCGGTAGCTGTCGAAGAGCAGCGGGGCGTCGGTCACGAGCGACACCAGCGCGATTTCGTTGAGTTTCATGCCGTCGGCCTCGACCGTCTCGCCGACGTTGATCTCCACGCGGTGGTGGATCGCCTCGACATGGGCACGGGTCGTGTGGGTCGTATGCTTGAGGTAGAAGGCTTTCGAGCGGTCGAGCGGGTGCTCGTCCATCCAGACCATCATGGCGCGGAAACGGTGCCCGACATGCGGCAGCGAATCGGGGTGTACGAGCATCTCGCCGCGCGAGAGGTCGATTTCGTCTTCGAGCGTGAGCGTCACGGATTGCGGGGCGAACGCTTCTTCGAGGTCGCCGTCGTAGGTGACGATGCGGGCGATGTGCGACGTGCGGCCCGAGGGGAGCGCGACGACCGGATCGCCGCGGCGCACGATGCCGGATGCGATCTTGCCGCTGTACCCGCGGAAGTCGGCATCGGGACGCAGCACGTACTGCACCGGGAACCGGAAGTCGTGCAGGTTGATGTCGAGGTCGATCGGGACGGTTTCGAGGAAGTTCAGCAGCGAGGGTCCCGTGTACCAGGGCATGCGGGGGCTGGGGTCGACGACGTTGTCGCCTTCGAGCGCCGAGAGCGGGATACATTGCAGGTCGGGGATGTCGAGGTGCTGTGCCTCGATCCAGGCCCGGTATTCGCCGACGATCTCGCGGAACCGTGCCTCGGAGTAGTCGACGAGGTCCATTTTGTTTACGGCCAATACGATGTGGCGGATCCCGAGCAGCGAGACCAGGTAGCTGTGGCGGCGTGTCTGCGTAATGACGCCCGTGCGGGCGTCGACCAGAATGATGGCCAGATTGGCCGTCGAGCCGCCGGTGATCATGTTGCGCGTGTACTGTTCGTGTCCCGGGGTGTCGGCGATGATGAACTTGCGGCGATTGGTGGCGAAGTAGCGGTAGGCGACGTCGATGGTGATTCCCTGTTCGCGTTCGGCTTTCAGGCCGTCGCACAGCAGGGCATAGTCGATATGGTCGCCGGCATTGCCACAGCGTTTGCTGTCGCGCTCGAGGGCGTCGAGCTGGTCTTCGTAGAGCTTCTTGCTGTCGAAGAGCAGCCGGCCGATGAGCGTCGACTTTCCGTCGTCGACCGATCCGGCGGTCAAAAAGCGCAGCAGGTCCTTGCGTTCGTCCTGTGCGAGAAATTCCTCTATGTTGCGTGCCATGCTGATTCCCGGTTAAAAATATCCTTCTCGTTTTTTCTGCTCCATGCTGCCCTCCTGGTCGAAGTCGATCACGCGGGTCGTGCGTTCGGAGCGTGTCGTGATCATCATCTCCTCGATGATCTTCTCGATGGTGTCGGCTTCGCTCTCGATGGCGCCCGTCAGCGGGTAGCAGCCCAGCGTCCGGAAGCGCACCTTGCGCATCGTGGCCTTGCGCCGCAGCTCCTCGGGCATGCGGTCGTCGTCGACCATGATCAGGTTGCCGTTGACCTCGACCACCGGGCGCTCCTTGGCGAAATAGAGCGGCACGATGGGAATGCGCTCCTGGCGGATGTACTGCCAGACGTCGAGCTCCGTCCAGTTCGAGAGCGGAAAGACGCGGATGCTCTCGCCCTCGTGTACGCGCGTATTATAGATGTCCCACAGCTCGGGACGCTGGTTCTTGGGATCCCACTGCTGGAACTCGTTGCGGAACGAGAAGATGCGCTCCTTGGCGCGGCTCTTCTCCTCGTCACGCCGCGCACCGCCGAATGCCGCGTCGAACTTGTGCTTGCGCAGGGCCATCAGCAGGGCCTGGGTCTTCATCAGGTCGGTGTGTACGCGGCTGCCGTGGGTGAAGGGCCCGACGCCCGCTTCGTAGGCCTCCTTGTTGTATTCGACGATCAGGTCCCAGTTGTACTTTTTGGCATAGGTGTCCCGAAATTCGATCATTTCGCGGAATTTCCACTTCGAGTCGATGTGCATCAGCGGGAAGGGGACCTTGCCGGGGTAAAAGGCCTTTTCGGCCAGCCGGACCATCACCGACGAATCCTTGCCGATGGAGTAGAGCATGACGGGGTTGCGGAACTCGGCCGCAACCTCGCGGATGATGTGTATGGCTTCGGCTTCGAGCGTTTTGAGATGGCTCAACTGATACTCTTTCATATTATTTTTCGGTTCTGATGTTGCCGATCCGGTCGGCATCCGATGGTATTTTTTTGTTCTGTGAGATCCGCGGCAGAAGCTCCTGCAGCATCTGCGCGACGCACTCTCCGGAGCTGCGCCCCGAGGTGTCGATGCGCAGCTCCGGCCGCTCGGGCTCCTCGAAGGGGGCCGAGATGCCCGTAAAGTCGCGGATCTCTCCCCGCCGGGCCTTGGCGTAGAGGCCCTTCACGTCGCGGCGCTCACACTCCCCGAGGGGCGTTGCCACGTACACCTCGCAGAAATCCTCCGTGCCGACGATCTCCCGGGCCATGCGGCGCAGTTCGCGCGTCGGGCTTACGAAGCATGCCAGCACCACGACGCCCGTGTCGACGAAGAGGCGGCAAACCTCCGCTACGCGGCGAATGTTCTCCCGGCGGTCGGCTTCGGAGAATCCCAGCCCGGCATTGATGCCGCAGCGGACGTTGTCGCCGTCGAGGATCCGGCAAAGGATGCCGCGGGCCGAGAGTTCGCGTTCGAGGGCGATTGCCAGGGTGCTTTTGCCCGAGCCGGAGAGTCCCGTGAACCAGACGACGGCGCCGCGGTGTCCGAGCAGTCGCTCCTTGTCCGTTCGGGATTCCATGCGGTCGAAGATTGGATGAATGTTTTCCATGGAGCAAAGGGGTTAGGCGGCTACAGCCTCGAAGGGCCAGAACAGCGGGATGAGCGTCATCGACACGACGAATGCGATGATGTTCAGCGGCAATCCGATCCGCACAAAGTCGCGGAACCGGTAGTTTCCGATGCCCTGCACGATCATGTTGGTCTGGTAGCCGATCGGCGAGGAGAAGCTGCACGATGCGGCGATGCAGATCGCAACGAAGAAAGGCATGGGATCCATGCCGAGCTGAGCGGCGGCCGACAAAGCCACGGGAAAGGCGAATGCCGCCGCGGCATTGTTGGTGATGAATTCGGTGATGAGGTTGGTTGTGATATAGAGTACGGCCAGCACGATCCACGGCGATGCGACGCCCGAGAGCCCCGTGAGTCCGGCGGCGATCCAGTCGGCAAGGCCCGAGTTGACCATGGCACGGCTGATGGCCAGCGCCGAGGCGATCGTGATGAGGATGTCCCACGAGATGAATTTCGTGTATTTCTTGGCCGGGAAGATACCGAAGCAGGCCATCAGCACCGCTACGATGCAAACCCAGAAGAACATGTCGAGCGTTCGGCCCGGAATCAGATCCGCCATGAAGGGCATGCTTCCGAACGTGGCCCCGGCGATCATGATGACCAACAGCCCCAGGGCCAGCCACTTCTTCCAGCGCGGGCAGGCGGGACGATGCTCCGAACCATTGCTCAACATCAGGAAGACGCGCGATTCGCCCCATGTCTCGATGAACGATCCGTCGGTATCGAGCACCAGCGTGTCTCCGGCCCGGAATACGGCTTTGTCGAGCTCCTCGATCTCCACGCCGTTGCGTCTTACGGCCCGGATTTCGGCTCCGTAATGGCTCTTGAAGTCGAATTCGCCGAACGGGTGGTTGATACCCGGGAAGCGGGGGCCCAAAACGGCTTCGACCAGGTGAGTCGGCTCCTCGTTACGGGCCGTCTCTTCATTGGGTGTATCCCCGGGCAGGCGCTTGTCGCCGAAGAAAATCAGATACAACCCTCCGACAAGGGCGATGCACCCTCCGACCTTCCCCAATTCGAACATCGTGAATCCCTCGAATCCGGCGTCCAGCATCATGCCGTGCACGACCAGATTGGTCGACGTACCTATCAGCGTGCACATGCCGCCCAAAATGGCTGCGTAGGAGAGCGGTATGAGGAATTTTCGTACGGCGAGTCCCGATTTCCGGGCCCACTGCTTGATAATCGGGATGAAAACCACCACGACGGGGGTGTTGTTCAGAAAGGCCGATACCGAAACGATCGACGGCAGGATGCGCAGATATCCCTTGCGTACGGACATACCGCGTTGGGCGGGCAACAGCCATTTGACCAGATGTCCCAGCGCGTCGCTGCGACGGACACCCTCACTGATCAGGAACAGTAACCCGACAGTAATCATGCCTTCGTTGGCGAATCCTGCAAGGGCTTCCTGGGGCGACAGAATACCCGTACACATGAAAAACACCACGCCCGAGAACAGCACGAAGCCGGGCCTGAGCCAGTCGGCAATCAGCGCTCCCAACATCAGGCAAAGACCAGCGAAGACGATCCAAATGTCAGGAAAATTTATCATTATATCTTTGTTTCGAGAGCAAAAATATTATTTTTCCTGTTCTAATCAAAATAATACCAGCACGGCTTCAGTCTTAAATTTCCCGGCTTCAGTCTTTTTTGTATTTTTTACCTAAGTACATGACAAAAATTTGAATACATCAAATTTCGGGACATAAATTGGTCGAAAAAGCACGTTGGAGATTTCCTCCAAGCCGTACTTTACTAAAGATTTGGCTTTACGTCCATGTTTCAATGTCTTTATAGGCTTTACGTTTTCATCTTTATGTTCCCCAACGAGATACGCCCATACAAGAGCAATACAAACCATTGCCAGAAGTCTTGCAATCCGCTCTGTGTCGCGCAAATGCGTGTCTTCGATATTGAATCCGGAGGATTTCATAGCCCGGAATGCGGTCTCGATCTCCCATCGCCTTTTATAAGTGTCGACACCCTTTTCCGGGCGTTTGAAGCAGATGAGGATCTGAAGTTCAGGCACACCGTCGGAGTTCTTGATTCGGCTTCCGGCAAGATAAACGTACTCACCTTTGTGCAGGAAAAGCTTGTAATAAAATCTTTCCTGCCCCACTTTCAGGGAATTGAAGAGCCACCATGCACGGATTCTTTCCCCTGTGGAAGGCTTGACAAGCCAGAAATTCTGCCGGATCCGGATATAATATCGTATATGATTGCGGTTGAGCCAACCGATCCAATCCTTGCCGACAAACTCCCGGTCGGCAACAAGAGAGTCGATGCATTCGGAGCCGAACAGCCGGACAAATCGTTCAACGATTGCCTTGCGTTCCTTCCAATTGGAGTTCCCTTTCTTAGGCAGAAGGCTGAACATCAATGGGAATGCAATCCCCTTGTATGCCACGCCGAGCATGAGGATGTTGATGTTGAAATCACCGAACTTCCAGTTTGTACGGTCCATGCTCAGCACCAGCCCTGTCTTGACGGGAAGCAGAGAGTATATCATCTGCGCCAC from uncultured Alistipes sp. carries:
- a CDS encoding BamA/TamA family outer membrane protein, yielding MIAARFRSLLTSMLCVFAIHSAAQNQDSIRTDSSVDRPVMGTCRSKSELRQMRRDSIRQRKNLWISVLGGPSYTPEASFGIGGAMLTSFRINRADSVSQRSYLPVGFNLSLNGTIVVSGTGALFMRQNRFRIYLKYSFRDEPSNYYGVGYNAIEHTRKGENTTEFHKQAFQFHPRFVWEVRPSLYLGTLIDLNHSSSTDINPVMASDPYFTKYKSRYTGVGAGAIVQYDTRDDIATPSQGLLLSAMGTFYLKPLGSTYNYQLLDLEYRHFVPLFNRRSVLGWTARTQMGFGDIPFTELPMFGSPFDLRGYYWGKYRDKSMAYGIVEYRHMFGSEESYRKGSFWSKLGFVVWGGTGTIGENPTKWTRWKWNYGAGLRIQVQPKKNFRMDIGREPGQKGVLFYMNMTEAF
- a CDS encoding sulfotransferase, translating into MGILNLKFNDLPVNTLVGADRRTFETVTRGAEIDEAYRSKYRLTKHVRQLLDPFFGINERRYAALPAMPEVEDPVFIIGHWRSGTTYAHNLLSCDDRFGYCSTYQTVFPHLMLWGRPFFKRCMAAVMPSSRPTDSMKLGADLPQEEEFALSNMTPCSHYHFWMFPRRMAEYRDRFLTFASATEQEREEFLAAQDKVMRIALYVSGKRQFLSKNPPHTGRVGMLLKRYPRAKFIYLVRNPYVVYESTRNFFRSTLEAVRMQTIPAEELEREILLNYRALYECYERDKKLIPEGQLFEVRFEELEADPLPIVGQIYDRLSLGDFNRVRPAMEHYLASQRAFRKKEYVFDLQTTLTVERYWGEAVKQWGYRL
- the cysN gene encoding sulfate adenylyltransferase subunit CysN; amino-acid sequence: MARNIEEFLAQDERKDLLRFLTAGSVDDGKSTLIGRLLFDSKKLYEDQLDALERDSKRCGNAGDHIDYALLCDGLKAEREQGITIDVAYRYFATNRRKFIIADTPGHEQYTRNMITGGSTANLAIILVDARTGVITQTRRHSYLVSLLGIRHIVLAVNKMDLVDYSEARFREIVGEYRAWIEAQHLDIPDLQCIPLSALEGDNVVDPSPRMPWYTGPSLLNFLETVPIDLDINLHDFRFPVQYVLRPDADFRGYSGKIASGIVRRGDPVVALPSGRTSHIARIVTYDGDLEEAFAPQSVTLTLEDEIDLSRGEMLVHPDSLPHVGHRFRAMMVWMDEHPLDRSKAFYLKHTTHTTRAHVEAIHHRVEINVGETVEADGMKLNEIALVSLVTDAPLLFDSYRENRQTGAFILIDPVTNFTSAVGMIVAPDADAAPDGDAAERITVNLSGSAIGPEHDAAIADFCRLLREQTGIDIKTIRK
- the cysD gene encoding sulfate adenylyltransferase subunit CysD — protein: MKEYQLSHLKTLEAEAIHIIREVAAEFRNPVMLYSIGKDSSVMVRLAEKAFYPGKVPFPLMHIDSKWKFREMIEFRDTYAKKYNWDLIVEYNKEAYEAGVGPFTHGSRVHTDLMKTQALLMALRKHKFDAAFGGARRDEEKSRAKERIFSFRNEFQQWDPKNQRPELWDIYNTRVHEGESIRVFPLSNWTELDVWQYIRQERIPIVPLYFAKERPVVEVNGNLIMVDDDRMPEELRRKATMRKVRFRTLGCYPLTGAIESEADTIEKIIEEMMITTRSERTTRVIDFDQEGSMEQKKREGYF
- the cysC gene encoding adenylyl-sulfate kinase, whose product is MENIHPIFDRMESRTDKERLLGHRGAVVWFTGLSGSGKSTLAIALERELSARGILCRILDGDNVRCGINAGLGFSEADRRENIRRVAEVCRLFVDTGVVVLACFVSPTRELRRMAREIVGTEDFCEVYVATPLGECERRDVKGLYAKARRGEIRDFTGISAPFEEPERPELRIDTSGRSSGECVAQMLQELLPRISQNKKIPSDADRIGNIRTEK
- a CDS encoding SLC13 family permease; translation: MINFPDIWIVFAGLCLMLGALIADWLRPGFVLFSGVVFFMCTGILSPQEALAGFANEGMITVGLLFLISEGVRRSDALGHLVKWLLPAQRGMSVRKGYLRILPSIVSVSAFLNNTPVVVVFIPIIKQWARKSGLAVRKFLIPLSYAAILGGMCTLIGTSTNLVVHGMMLDAGFEGFTMFELGKVGGCIALVGGLYLIFFGDKRLPGDTPNEETARNEEPTHLVEAVLGPRFPGINHPFGEFDFKSHYGAEIRAVRRNGVEIEELDKAVFRAGDTLVLDTDGSFIETWGESRVFLMLSNGSEHRPACPRWKKWLALGLLVIMIAGATFGSMPFMADLIPGRTLDMFFWVCIVAVLMACFGIFPAKKYTKFISWDILITIASALAISRAMVNSGLADWIAAGLTGLSGVASPWIVLAVLYITTNLITEFITNNAAAAFAFPVALSAAAQLGMDPMPFFVAICIAASCSFSSPIGYQTNMIVQGIGNYRFRDFVRIGLPLNIIAFVVSMTLIPLFWPFEAVAA
- a CDS encoding IS4-like element ISBf13 family transposase, which produces MKTTDFKDLGKVNQILPMMQEHFGKSMNLARIKFMAFMLHALCVVQTVSLHKLAAAMPTSVERDSNLRRIQRFIAKYALNFDLVAQMIYSLLPVKTGLVLSMDRTNWKFGDFNINILMLGVAYKGIAFPLMFSLLPKKGNSNWKERKAIVERFVRLFGSECIDSLVADREFVGKDWIGWLNRNHIRYYIRIRQNFWLVKPSTGERIRAWWLFNSLKVGQERFYYKLFLHKGEYVYLAGSRIKNSDGVPELQILICFKRPEKGVDTYKRRWEIETAFRAMKSSGFNIEDTHLRDTERIARLLAMVCIALVWAYLVGEHKDENVKPIKTLKHGRKAKSLVKYGLEEISNVLFRPIYVPKFDVFKFLSCT